In Candidatus Defluviilinea proxima, a single genomic region encodes these proteins:
- a CDS encoding glycosyltransferase family 4 protein, producing MKILLINQAFVSPDEPGHTRHFEMAKFLQSRGHELVIVASDLNYQTGQRTVARTGVFAEQNFGGVRVLRSYIYPALHRSYFWRIISFFSFMFSSVWTALQVKDVDLVMGTTPPIFQAVSAWVVALIRRKPFLLEVRDLWPEFGVSMGVLKNPIVIALARWLEMFLYARATHILVNSPAYKEYMIGKGVPENKVTYIAYGTDVDMFNPSMDGSSIRKELGVDDKFVVLYAGALGQANDIDTILRAAERLKDEDKICFVIFGDGKERTRLQSEAERMNLSNVIFAGVRAKKEMPQVVASADVCLAILQDIPMFRTTYPNKVFDYMAAGRATVLVIDGVSRKLIEDSYGGAYVQPGDDKQLAETILDLSKNVDIVKQMGLNAREYLVKHLDRRDKLNETLELLERLVK from the coding sequence ATGAAAATCCTGTTAATTAACCAAGCCTTCGTCTCACCCGATGAGCCGGGGCATACGCGCCATTTTGAGATGGCGAAATTTTTGCAGTCACGCGGACACGAGCTGGTCATCGTTGCCAGTGACTTGAATTATCAGACGGGTCAGCGCACGGTTGCGCGGACAGGGGTGTTTGCCGAGCAGAATTTTGGCGGCGTGCGCGTGTTGCGCTCGTATATTTACCCCGCGTTGCATCGCAGTTATTTTTGGCGCATCATTTCGTTCTTTAGCTTTATGTTCAGCTCGGTGTGGACCGCGTTGCAGGTGAAAGATGTGGACTTGGTGATGGGCACGACGCCGCCGATCTTTCAAGCGGTTTCGGCGTGGGTGGTGGCGTTGATTCGTCGCAAGCCGTTTTTATTGGAAGTGCGTGACCTGTGGCCCGAGTTCGGCGTGAGTATGGGCGTGTTGAAGAACCCTATAGTGATCGCGCTGGCGCGCTGGCTGGAGATGTTCCTGTACGCGCGTGCGACTCATATCTTGGTGAACTCGCCCGCGTATAAAGAGTATATGATCGGCAAAGGTGTACCCGAAAACAAAGTGACCTACATCGCCTATGGCACAGACGTGGACATGTTCAACCCGAGCATGGACGGTTCGTCCATTCGTAAAGAGTTGGGCGTGGACGATAAGTTCGTCGTGTTGTATGCAGGTGCGCTGGGACAGGCGAACGACATTGACACGATCCTGCGTGCGGCTGAGCGATTGAAGGATGAAGATAAGATTTGTTTTGTGATATTTGGCGATGGCAAAGAACGGACTCGTCTACAATCCGAAGCGGAACGGATGAATCTTTCGAATGTTATCTTCGCGGGCGTGAGAGCGAAAAAAGAGATGCCGCAAGTCGTCGCCTCCGCGGATGTGTGCCTCGCCATCCTGCAGGATATTCCCATGTTCCGTACCACATACCCGAACAAAGTCTTCGATTACATGGCGGCGGGACGTGCGACCGTCCTCGTCATTGACGGTGTTTCGCGAAAATTGATCGAGGATTCTTATGGTGGGGCGTATGTTCAGCCTGGTGACGATAAACAGCTTGCTGAAACCATCCTTGACCTTTCAAAGAATGTAGATATCGTCAAGCAAATGGGACTCAATGCCCGTGAGTATCTGGTCAAACATTTGGATCGACGTGATAAATTGAATGAGACACTTGAGTTGTTGGAGAGGTTGGTTAAATAA